In Xanthomonas fragariae, the genomic window ACCATGGCCTCAAAGCAGCCCGCTTGCAGCCAGCGCTGTGTTTGCTGATACACCGCTTCCCAGGGCGGAAAATCGTTGGGAAGCAATCGCCATGGTGCGCCGGCGCGCGCGATCCACCGCAGTGCGTTGAACATCGCGCGTAGCTCATACTTGCGCTGCGGTGCCTGCACGTCCATCAGCGTCAAATAGGGAGCCGCAAAGGCCCATTCTTCGTCGGAAATATCGGTGGAATAAGGCTTACGAGGCTTCATCCGTATACGTTAGCGTGACAAGGGCAAAGTTCATAACACGCTCTAGCCCCTCTTAATGATTTGTCCCAATGTTGGCTTCTTCTGTGGGCGGTCCGCGACCTTCAACTCATCTGCCAGGGTCATTTCAATGTAAGCAGTTGCCGTTAAAACTGCTGCAATGTCCAGACGACGTTTGAAGCAATTCTTCGCTTCCTGGAGCAGAGTGGGTCAATTCTTTCCAGTGCGTCCAATAGGTTGAGATTCATGCGTTTCAAGCCTCGTAATAGACAGACACCACCACAAAGGTGTGCTTGCCGGAAGGTAACTGCGCTTCGAACTCGTCATCCGCGCGTTTTTTCAGCAATGCGCGCGCCAACGGCGAATCAATACTGATCCAGCCGCGTCCGGCGTCGGTTTCGTCCGGGCCGACGATGCGGTAGTGCAGCAGTTCGCCGCTGTCGGCGTCTTCCAATTCGACCTGCGCGCCGAAGAACACGGCGCGTGGGTCGGTCGGCGTGATATCCACCACGCGCAGCGCTTCCAGCCGTTTGCTGAGATAGCGCACGCGGCGGTCGATTTCGCCAAGCTGCTTCTTGCGGTAGGTGTATTCGGCATTTTCCGAGCGGTCGCCTTCGGCTGCGGCTGCAGCCAGCGCACTCACCACCTCGGGCCGACGAACCCGCCAGAGATCTTCCAGCTCGGCCTTGAGCCGCGCATGGCCCTCGGGCGTGATCAGCGCCGTGCTTTTTTCGGCAGGGGGGCGCCAGCGGCTCATGGGGCAGGCTCAGGAATCGAAACGGCGGAAGCGCGATGCTAGCGCGCATGGGCTGCTTGCGCATCTGCCGCTGCACACACCCGAGGGGCGCCAGACCATTTCCTGGGTGACGCTGGGCGGGGCCAGGTGTCGCAATTGAGCGCGGAAAGCGTGTCTGGCGAGGCGGCATTGACGGTGACCGGGCTGGCACCGGGCGGCAGCATCGCCGCGGAAAGCGTCAGCGGCACGATCGCGCTGGGAGTTCCGCGCAACTTGTCGGCAGCGTTGGATGCGGAGATCTTCAGCGGCAATATCCGCGCGGTGGGCGGGAAGGTGGAGCGACCTGAATATGGCCCGGCAAGAGCCTGAAAGCGACGTTGGGCGGGCAATGGCGACGTCAAGCTGGAGTTGCATTCGGGCTCGGTGCGCATCGATCACAACCGAGGCCTGAAAACAAACGTGCCACCTTGCGGTGGCACGTCAGTACAAACACTTCAGCTTCCGGGTAGCGCTTAAGCGATCTTGTCGCCGTCGTTGCGCGTCGGGCCGAAGTTGGTGGTGAGCACTTCGATCCGACCGCCGGTCTTGCGGAACGCGGCGATGTCGGCAGCGATACGCTCACGACTGAGCGGCTGCGACTTGCCTTCGCTGCGAGTGATGCTGGGCTGGGATTTCTGCTTGGTCGCGGGACGTGCCATGTAGCCTCCTGTAGCGGGGAAGTGCGGTGACGCCGCGTGCGACCAGGGTGGTGCGCGCAGTATCGAGAGGTGCGGTCGCGTTCGGTGCGCAATCGCGGCGGCACGGCGGGCGTGCCTTGCAGGCAAGACGACGGGGTGTCGAGCAGCAACCGCTTATCATAGGGGGTAATGCTTCGCCTTGTGTTAACCGGCTGACGAACGGGCTGCGTGTGCTGCCGCCCATGCCAACCCCTGGACCACACCGAAGGACGGGTCGCCATGCACCAAGCGCGATTTCGGAAAAGCCGCCGCCACCGTCTCGCGAATATAGCCGGCGCGCGACATGCCGCCGGTCAGGAACACCGTTGCTGGTGGTGCGGTTATGTCAGCACTCACCTGCGCGAGCAAGCCCTCCAACTCGGCCAGATAGTTGGAGGCAGAGGCGACCAGTGCACTGGCCTGCACATCCACGCCCAGCCCGCGCTCGATGAAGTCCAGGGCCGCCTCATGCTGCTCGAGCTCGCTGAGGGCGATCTTGCAGGCTTCCACACCGCGATACAGACGCGCGGTATTGCCGGTAGCCTGCAACGCCTGCAAACGCTTGTCGAACGGCGCGGGAACGTCTTGATAGTTGTGCAGGCGAAATTCGCGTTGGCGGGTCATGTCCTGCACCATCGCCGCTTCTACGTAATGATGCGTCGGCACGCGGGTGATGCCGCGACCGAATAACGGCATGTAGGCGGCCAGGCTTAGCGCTAGATCGATATCGGTGCCGCCGCGCGCGATGCCCCAGGCGCGGTGTACCTGCGGCGCGGCGCTGCCGCCGACGCTGGCGTGCGCGACGTCGGTGGTGCCGCCGCCGATGTCTACCACCATGGTGTCTTGGCGGGTGTCGTGGCTGACGTGGTAGTGCATCGCGGCCGCTGCGGGCTCTTCGAGGAAATCCACGTGATCGAAACCGGCCGCGATTGCGGCGGTCTGCAGGATATCCAAGGCTTGCGCATTACCGGCTTGGCCGATCGAGCTGCGGAACTGTACCGGGCGGCCCAGCGTGGCGCTGCGGATATTGATGTCGAACTGGCGCGAGGCGGTGAGCCGGATATGTTCCAGCACATGCGTGGCAATGCCGGTAATGGTCTGGCGCGCGCGTGGATGCAGGTTGTAGCCCAGCATCGACTTGGGGCTCTGCACCAGATTGCCTTCGCCTTCGAGCAAGTACGCATCCAGCGCTTCGTCGCCATACACCGCGTTCTGTAGCAGGGCTGCGGAGCTGCGTGGCTCGCGCACCTGTTTTTCCATCCATTGACGACGCACGATGCGAATCGCATCGCGGCGCAGGCTGTCGTTATTGGGCGTGTGACCGGCGGCGAGCGCGTCGCGGCGGCCCGAGTCGACCAGCCGCTCGACCTCGTATTCCGGCGCGGGCGTGAGCCTGAAATCCTCCGGATCGCGCATGGTGTCGGGGAAATACACTGTGGTGCGGAACTGCAAGGCCTCGCCGAAGCGTACCGGCAGTACTTGCCCGTCGACGATCGCCGCAGCAGCGGAGTTGCTGGTACCGAAGTCGATGCCGAGTTTCATGCAGAACATGCCTAAGAGTGGATAACAAAACGTAGCGAGCAGCCGCCAGGTGGGTGCGGACGGCGCGTAGGAACCGAAGTGTACGCGTGGCACATGCCGATTCCGAGCACCGGCCGCGCCCGCCTGATGGTGAGCGCAGTCGTTTTGTCAGCCACTCTCCCAATGCGCTAATCCTTCGCTGCGCCACGTTCGATCTGCGCGCGACGTGCGTGCCAGGTCTCCGGCGTTTGCGGCTTGATGAACAGT contains:
- the greB gene encoding transcription elongation factor GreB; this translates as MSRWRPPAEKSTALITPEGHARLKAELEDLWRVRRPEVVSALAAAAAEGDRSENAEYTYRKKQLGEIDRRVRYLSKRLEALRVVDITPTDPRAVFFGAQVELEDADSGELLHYRIVGPDETDAGRGWISIDSPLARALLKKRADDEFEAQLPSGKHTFVVVSVYYEA
- a CDS encoding Hsp70 family protein codes for the protein MKLGIDFGTSNSAAAAIVDGQVLPVRFGEALQFRTTVYFPDTMRDPEDFRLTPAPEYEVERLVDSGRRDALAAGHTPNNDSLRRDAIRIVRRQWMEKQVREPRSSAALLQNAVYGDEALDAYLLEGEGNLVQSPKSMLGYNLHPRARQTITGIATHVLEHIRLTASRQFDINIRSATLGRPVQFRSSIGQAGNAQALDILQTAAIAAGFDHVDFLEEPAAAAMHYHVSHDTRQDTMVVDIGGGTTDVAHASVGGSAAPQVHRAWGIARGGTDIDLALSLAAYMPLFGRGITRVPTHHYVEAAMVQDMTRQREFRLHNYQDVPAPFDKRLQALQATGNTARLYRGVEACKIALSELEQHEAALDFIERGLGVDVQASALVASASNYLAELEGLLAQVSADITAPPATVFLTGGMSRAGYIRETVAAAFPKSRLVHGDPSFGVVQGLAWAAAHAARSSAG